One Cryptomeria japonica chromosome 9, Sugi_1.0, whole genome shotgun sequence genomic window carries:
- the LOC131055953 gene encoding phytosulfokines 3 — translation MAKIYTSSVQQGKLWIFSMCIICLVVSVMATRPHPIGPLKASTLFTKDQMEIKHTFDGRVEKEESKVGNECGNEMSEEECLERRTLVAHTDYIYTQEHKGP, via the exons ATGGCGAAAATCTATACAAGTTCAGTGCAACAGGGAAAGCTCTGGATTTTCAGCATGTGCATTATATGTCTTGTGGTTTCAGTCATGGCTACACGCCCACATCCAATAGGGCCGCTCAAAGCTTCTACGTTGTTCACAAAAGATCAAATGGAGATAAAACACACT TTTGATGGCAGAGTGGAAAAAGAAGAGTCAAAAGTAGGGAATGAATGTGGTAATGAAATGAGTGAAGAAGAATGCTTAGAACGGCGAACATTAGTTGCTCATACAGATTACATATACACCCAAGAACACAAGGGCCCATAG